A genomic stretch from Halogranum gelatinilyticum includes:
- a CDS encoding halo transducer protein, protein MSSDSDVSDAASLEGRPVDEVVDQLVETRDAEADTVRAALGYVSDDGVVSREAAQDSLAHVSKVVSTPETRVELARMELSEAREKASGVADLDVVAARLSRFETQVERVEERAAALGPRLQRLVERQERDGDLFEIGREIRQLTTDANEVQRDADDLMLAIEDGFGKWLASNAVRVRELREDVDALDASHDELAASVETLVDFATGESDDPPDGSERVSDPALAWATISQQLAVHDLLAADVRAELEGIRTWKAREDIEGDGSLDDLEPTLDRLAERRTRLRERLADVARDEWVEQYGDQVDAVETKLAAFDPPTSWETVQTAVDRHGVTPTDSA, encoded by the coding sequence ATGAGCTCGGATTCGGACGTGAGCGACGCTGCGTCCCTCGAAGGCCGTCCAGTGGACGAGGTAGTCGACCAGCTGGTGGAGACGCGGGACGCCGAGGCGGACACAGTCCGCGCCGCACTCGGCTACGTCAGCGACGACGGCGTCGTGTCTCGGGAGGCCGCACAGGACTCGCTCGCACACGTCTCGAAGGTCGTCTCGACCCCGGAGACACGGGTCGAGCTGGCACGCATGGAGCTGAGCGAGGCACGGGAGAAGGCGAGTGGCGTCGCCGACCTCGACGTCGTTGCCGCACGACTCTCGCGTTTCGAGACCCAGGTCGAGCGTGTCGAAGAGCGGGCCGCGGCACTCGGCCCCCGGCTACAGCGTCTCGTCGAACGGCAGGAGCGCGACGGGGACCTCTTCGAGATCGGCCGGGAGATTCGGCAGCTCACCACCGACGCCAACGAGGTGCAGCGCGACGCCGACGACCTCATGTTGGCCATCGAGGACGGCTTCGGCAAGTGGCTCGCGTCGAACGCCGTCCGCGTCCGCGAACTGCGTGAGGACGTCGATGCCCTCGACGCCTCGCACGACGAACTCGCGGCCAGTGTCGAGACGCTGGTAGACTTCGCGACGGGCGAATCCGACGACCCCCCCGACGGCTCCGAGCGCGTCTCCGACCCCGCCCTCGCGTGGGCGACGATTTCCCAGCAGCTCGCCGTGCACGATCTGTTGGCGGCGGACGTCCGGGCCGAACTCGAGGGGATTCGGACGTGGAAAGCGCGGGAGGATATCGAGGGTGACGGCTCACTCGACGACCTCGAACCGACGCTCGACAGGCTCGCCGAACGGCGGACGCGACTGCGGGAGCGACTCGCCGACGTCGCCCGCGACGAGTGGGTCGAACAGTACGGCGACCAAGTCGACGCCGTCGAAACGAAACTCGCCGCCTTCGACCCGCCGACGTCCTGGGAAACGGTCCAGACAGCGGTCGACCGCCACGGAGTCACGCCGACGGACTCGGCGTAG